The genomic DNA GCGTGACCTGATTGGGTCAAGGCCGGGTTGTCATGCAGGCAGTTTGGCTGCAAGCAGTTCGACCTTCTCGATATTGGGCGGAGAACTGAGCAAGGTCGCGGCGTTGGCCATCAAGGCCGCGGCGATCTGGCCGTTCAGATGTGCTTGGCGACCTGCCTCATCGGCAAAGGCATCGAACACACCGAACGTCGAAGGGCCAAACTTCAATGCGAA from Alkalidesulfovibrio alkalitolerans DSM 16529 includes the following:
- a CDS encoding putative quinol monooxygenase encodes the protein MTKLALFVRLEAKPGQEAALADFLASALPLANAESGTTAWFALKFGPSTFGVFDAFADEAGRQAHLNGQIAAALMANAATLLSSPPNIEKVELLAAKLPA